tttttaataatttttaccaCTTAATAAacgtaaatttaattataaatgtcACGTAAAAATTGGGAACATTACACttttttgttttcaattgatttttcTTGATGATTCATATTGTCCTGCAAATCTTTTTGAGTGATACTCAACTACTAATTTCTTTGTTACTACTACTTCTAACTTTCTTAGAGGATTTTTTAGGACGAACCATTTCACTATTCAACTTTCACTATGATCCTTTGATATCATCACAAGTTGTGAAACTTGAACCAAGATATGTCTCTAAATTTCTTTCAAGAAGTGGGTTATCTCAATGGGAAAACCTTTTATCATCTATTTTGAAAATTAGCTTATCTCCAACCCAATGGAGAAATAGAAATAATGCAGGTATTATAAACTAGAAATAAGTTTCCTATTTAGACCATTCATATCAGTCTAATtctaaataattgtcttctaaattTACTTCATTTTTTATTCCCAGTTAGTGTCAACGTGTAATGTTCCCTTTTGGGATGATCCTAAATCTTTCCCTAAAATCAAATGTTCaattaaaaataagaaatatagaatattaattataaatttcctttccaatgtaaACTTTGGTACTAACCCTACAAATATAGAATATAGAACTCCATTTCCCATAATCAACCATAATAGGGGTTGGAGAAGAAGCACGATAAGACACCTGGAACAGTCACCATAACTAAGCCCAAGAGTGTGGAGCATCTAACGAGGAAAACATGATACCTTGGCCCCAAGTGGCAGGAACGCTTCTCCATCCAACATGAGGTAAGCTACTTAAAAGGAGGACTTGTATCAACTCTCCAAACTGTGGTTGCACAATAGGGTTCCTGGAATGTTCGCCATAATTAAGACCAATGGCATGTAGCTCTATTCTTGGGTGTGAGAAAGTTACAATCAcatggggaggggggggggggggtggtgggcAACATTTTCTTGTTCAATGCACCTTGTATGTCTTATTAAAAAAGAATACACAAGTGTGAGACATCTATGATAGGAGAGGAATCACTGTATTCTTCATAATTATGAaaggtagtgatgatgacctcttgTCCTAGTTTATGAATAGCATGAAAAGTGGGAGATTTATGGTGGGTGGTATCAATTTAGAGGTTTCAGAAGAGATTATTGTCCGAGTGATTGCGTTGAAGTGTGATGGAAAAAAAGTCTCTCGAATAAGTAAACAAATTCTTATGAGGAGTGCATTTCAATGTTTCTAGAGAATGGTGAGGGACTAAAGAGACACTAGAATcgatttagaaaagaaaacatttCATTATTGTGAGGATCCATTACCTACCATATGATAAAGTACTTCATATTGGAGGGACAATTTGTAACAATCCACAGGTACAATTTCCCCATTCTTAATCACTTAAGACATAATAAGCTTGTTAGTTAtccattatttttattttcttccctGGACAAGTGTTCTTTTAAAGATTTTTACCCACCCTTATATAAGGGCTTCATTTATACCATTTACAATTACTGCTTGGATAAAACCCCACTCTCAACCCCACTGCACCGTATAATTCTCCTAATGATCATGACCAGAAGCCTCCTCATCCTAGTAGTTCCAAAAGGAAATTTTCCTCTAAAGATGAAAGACGCATCTCTCTCCCACGCCATTTTATTTGGATGTCTAATGGTTTGGGGTCATTCCTTacttaatctaataaaaaacaacTAGAAACTATAGAAGATTGAGGAAACCAACATGCGAGCACTAGAGAAACTAAGATTGATCTAACAATAGTAGGTCTTATATGGCCTACCACTCCTTATTGAGAAACTCTTGTTTTACTTCAAATGACTTTTCACTACGGAAGAGGCTTGAACCAGCCACTGCAAGCAAAGGAGGATACAAGTAGGGAGTGTCCTCTAAATGGCTTTTCTTTTTTTGAACTAGAGTGGTGAGAACTATGATGAGGCTAAAGAccagcttattgcaactttcatttctcttttctcttatgcaactcctattgaaaatattgaataaTAATGACTATACTATTGACAAATACCTTACAATAAACAATtaaattcagattgtattttttaAAGTATAGTATAACATCATgtaaaccaaaaatatttttccaatacttgatacaaatatataatacaataatTACTTACTACACGTATGTATATTATATTAAAGCATTAATCCTAAAACCGAATTTTAACAATAGTATTATATCTTAAATCAAACTACAAACTTTCACCTGCCTTAGCCTGTAATTAGAATCGTTTTCTCCCTTACTATTCATCAACGAACAACGATAATTACTAACGGTAGCATTGCGGTGCAGACGGAAAATAATACAAATCAAAACAAATGCTAAAACTTATAATTCTTgtgaacaagaacaaatcaaaATTGAAGGTAAAACGTATATATCTTGTGAAACGTATAATTCTTGTGAACAACAATCGAAAAAAAGACAAATgatataaggcatcaacctgatTTCTCGTATTAACTGTTTGAGGTGCTGAGTATTTATCGTTTATTTTGTGGTGTCCCATGCTCTAAATCTTGCAGTTCCCATGCATTACTCAGCAACAGAAACTCATACACAGTCCTCGTGATAAATACTAGCTTTATCCCACGACTAACAAGTCTATAAATTTAGCGCACAATTCTAAATTGcatatcaaagaaagaagagaaTCCATATGGCCAAGGCAATGGAAGCGCTTTTGGCAGTGGTGTTGTTGCTGTTTTGTGGTGAGTGGCAGGTGGTTCGTGGAGAATTCGATTACAGAGATGCTCTATCTAAGTCTATCCTCTTTCTAGAGGCCCAACGATCCGGTAAACTCCCACAATCTCAGCGAGTAAAGTGGAGAGGAGATTCTGGCCTCACAGATGGGAAGTTGCAAAACGTAAGTAGAAGGAGAAATAAATCCCTATTcaatttatttagaaataaaaatagaaGTGGATCATACTATCATTCCAAATTGACTCCATACAAAATTTTATGTGCAACTCAACTGCAGGTTGATTTAGCTGGGGGTTACTACGATGCAGGCGATAACGTGAAATATGGGCTTCCCATGGCATTCACTATCACCACACTCGCTTGGGGCACACTGGATTATGGGAAAGAGTTGAAAGCTGCAGGAGAGATTCAGAATGCAAGGGACGCTATTAGATGGGGAACTGACTACTTTCTCAAGGCTAGTGCAACTCCAAATGAATTATGGGTTCAGGTAAAGAAATCTAATCTAAAATATTCAGCATTCATtcttcaagattatgaaaaactgACGAGGTTGATCTTGATGCATGAAATAGGTGGGTGATCCCCAGGCAGACCATAATTGTTGGGAGCGTCCAGAAGATATGGACACTCCTCGATCTCTTTACAAGATTGATAAAGACACCCCTGGATCAGAAATTGCAGCAGAAACGGCCGCAGCCTTGGCTGCCTCCTCCATTGTTTTCAGATTCACAAACCCTCGTTACTCACACCTTCTCCTCCAACGTTCTCAATCGGTATGTTTGGGTGCTCAAGTAAAATAGAAAACATAGCTGTTAACTAACACAGCAAAATCAACAAGTTTCATCCATCCATTTTGAGAAAAACCTTATACATCCATCTTCTTTCTAACCGGCCATTCATGTTTCCCTTCAGCTCTTCAGCTTTGCCGATCGATACAAGGGCACCTACGGAGGAGAGTGTCCATTTTATTGCTCTGTTTCAGGCTACAATGTAAGAAGACTTTGGTTTTCTCTTAACATATGCACTTGTAACCAGAATTTGGTTTTCTTTTAACATATGCACTTGTAAATATGATCTCAGGACGAGCTTCTATGGGCTGCATCTTGGCTATACAGAGCTACCAAATCCTCATATTATTCCAACTATATTATCCAGCACGACGATGTAAAGGCATATGTTAATGAAttcaactgggacctcaaatatgCTGGAGTTCAAGTGCTTCTAACAGACGTAAGCGTAGACTGATTGGtgcaattttttaaataaaatgtaatataaaCATACTCTAGCTTAAAGCTAACTTATGCACTTCACCAACCAGTTATATTTCCAAGGGGAAGCTCAATTCTCAGCCTATAGAAGTAATGCAGAACGCTTTGTTTGTTCACTTCTTCCAGGCAGTCCCATTCGTTCTGTTAAAACCACCCCAGGTGAACTCTCTATCTCTTCACCAGTACCACTAACAATCAATCCTTTTTCTAGTCACAACCATATAAATCCTCTGTTACTACTCCTCTTCTAATCATAGCCCTCAAAATTCTCTTAGTGATATCTGTAATACAATTCTTTTGTTACAGGAGGTTTGTTGTATGTTAGAGATGGCGCCAACACTCAATATGTTACCAGTGCTGCTTTTTTGATGGCAAGATACAGTGATTTACTATCAGCTAAGAAGCGAACATTGTCATGCGGCAACACTCTCTTTAAACCCAACGACGTTATGGGCTTCGCAAAGCTACAAGTAAGCACACTACATTATCTGTTTTTGTATTTTGGAGCATACAATATAACGAATCCTAATCATATCCTTTGCAGATTGATTATTTATTAGGAAGGAATCCTCTGGGCATTTCATATATGGTAGGATACGGTTCCAAATATCCAAGGCAACCACATCACAGAGGAGCATCTGTAGTTTCCATTCATCAACAACCAaggaagatcaaatgcattgaaggtTTTATGAACTGGTTTCACAAAGATTCTTCCAATCCAAACACACTAATTGGGGCAATAGTGGGGGGCCCAGATAAATATGATCGTTTTGTAGACCTCAGGACCAAATCTAGCATGCTTGAACCTACAACATACATAAATTCTCCTCTTGTGGGTGTTCTTGCAAAATTGTACAGAATGACATGCAAAACTAACAGGCAGTGTTGATTTTCTTGGACATCAAAGAACTAGGAAAAATCTTTCCATCAATCATTGGAAATGACAGATTATGTTGCACTAGAGTATTTACAATTGTGGGAGGCTATATGAGAAAAGGCCCCCAAGATGAATCATGTCATTATTaacacaataaaaattattattttcaagtTACAGCTTTTATGTTGGTtctaaagtaaaaaatatataaatctatttATGTTAGAATTAGAATTGAATATTATTAATAGTTTAtgttttaatataataaaaaagtgatattattaatttttttgttatgCTGATAGGTATTATACAATTTCATTAGGGGTAGTTAGAATTTGTATACATACAAATTTCTCCTTAAATCACATGGATGAACAATAATCATGGTCATTATTACTTGATTATGAAACTAGTTTACTTTTTAATATTGTtacaattattaatatgaaatttaatattgttaaaattgctaaattGAAATGTGTAATGTGCTCAAAGGTGTGATATGATTATATTAAGGATGGTGATAACTTGTGCACATACAAACTTTTTCTTAAATTACATTCATCAACAATAACcattgtcatcaattaattataatACTTTCACCCTCTAAAAAATGGAAATCCCCCATCCCATGTCTTCATTATTATACATGAGCCAAATTTATTTGTTGGATTGTACATTGTCTCTCACATTATTATACATCAACCAATTTATTTGTTGCATTGTACATTGTCTCTCGC
The sequence above is drawn from the Cryptomeria japonica unplaced genomic scaffold, Sugi_1.0 HiC_scaffold_187, whole genome shotgun sequence genome and encodes:
- the LOC131867878 gene encoding endoglucanase 16-like; its protein translation is MAKAMEALLAVVLLLFCGEWQVVRGEFDYRDALSKSILFLEAQRSGKLPQSQRVKWRGDSGLTDGKLQNVDLAGGYYDAGDNVKYGLPMAFTITTLAWGTLDYGKELKAAGEIQNARDAIRWGTDYFLKASATPNELWVQVGDPQADHNCWERPEDMDTPRSLYKIDKDTPGSEIAAETAAALAASSIVFRFTNPRYSHLLLQRSQSLFSFADRYKGTYGGECPFYCSVSGYNDELLWAASWLYRATKSSYYSNYIIQHDDVKAYVNEFNWDLKYAGVQVLLTDLYFQGEAQFSAYRSNAERFVCSLLPGSPIRSVKTTPGGLLYVRDGANTQYVTSAAFLMARYSDLLSAKKRTLSCGNTLFKPNDVMGFAKLQIDYLLGRNPLGISYMVGYGSKYPRQPHHRGASVVSIHQQPRKIKCIEGFMNWFHKDSSNPNTLIGAIVGGPDKYDRFVDLRTKSSMLEPTTYINSPLVGVLAKLYRMTCKTNRQC